The following are encoded in a window of Sulfoacidibacillus ferrooxidans genomic DNA:
- the pgaC gene encoding poly-beta-1,6-N-acetyl-D-glucosamine synthase — translation MSIIWISSGILFYFRREKTPSSFTLDQFPMVSILIPCFNEAETIVDTIHELQPLTYPNYEIIIINDGSKDRSLHHLKVLIEMYQNVRIINLKMNRGKANALKIGVMASLGQIIISLDADSVLDRDAIQPLVIHFIRPGGERVGAVTGNPRVRNRSSLLAKIQLVEYSSIIGLIKRSQRILGKIMTVSGVIVAFRKRALIDCGLWDIDLITDDIGVSWKLQRRFWDIRYEPTALCWMLVPETVTGLWKQRIRWAQGGIEVLMRHWKIIFSWKQRRFIPILLEQIISILWSFCWLISTVIIIGQMIFSKHYYVPIFWTGTYLAIISIIQVFVALVLDHRYERGLLKYFLWSIWYPSIYWYINAFVVIFAIPKAILHMIAVKKGQKYAVWDSPDRGINI, via the coding sequence ATGAGTATCATATGGATTTCATCTGGGATATTATTTTATTTTCGTCGAGAAAAAACGCCATCTTCCTTCACGCTTGATCAATTTCCTATGGTATCAATTTTAATTCCTTGTTTCAACGAAGCGGAAACCATTGTGGATACAATTCATGAGTTACAACCCTTGACCTATCCTAATTATGAAATAATTATAATTAATGACGGAAGTAAAGATCGATCGTTACATCATTTAAAGGTTCTAATTGAAATGTACCAAAATGTTAGAATCATTAATCTAAAAATGAACAGAGGTAAAGCTAATGCTTTAAAAATAGGCGTCATGGCATCACTTGGCCAAATAATCATTTCCCTTGATGCTGATTCAGTGCTTGATCGTGATGCTATACAACCATTAGTCATACATTTTATACGTCCTGGTGGAGAGCGCGTTGGAGCAGTGACTGGCAATCCGCGTGTTCGTAATCGAAGTTCCCTCTTAGCTAAGATTCAATTGGTCGAGTATTCAAGTATCATAGGTTTAATTAAGCGATCTCAACGAATTCTCGGGAAAATAATGACCGTATCTGGTGTCATCGTGGCGTTTCGAAAACGCGCTTTGATCGACTGTGGCTTATGGGATATTGATTTAATTACAGATGATATTGGTGTATCATGGAAATTACAACGTAGATTTTGGGATATTCGATATGAGCCAACTGCACTTTGTTGGATGCTAGTTCCTGAAACAGTAACTGGCTTATGGAAACAGCGGATTCGTTGGGCGCAAGGTGGCATTGAAGTTTTAATGAGACATTGGAAAATTATTTTTAGTTGGAAGCAACGGAGGTTTATACCTATTTTGCTTGAACAAATTATTAGTATATTATGGTCTTTTTGTTGGCTTATTTCAACAGTAATCATTATTGGTCAAATGATTTTCTCTAAACATTATTATGTGCCAATATTTTGGACGGGAACATATCTAGCCATTATTTCAATTATTCAAGTTTTTGTTGCATTAGTTTTGGATCATCGTTATGAACGTGGGCTCTTGAAATATTTTTTATGGAGCATTTGGTATCCTAGTATCTATTGGTATATCAATGCATTTGTTGTTATTTTTGCAATTCCAAAAGCTATCCTACACATGATAGCCGTTAAAAAAGGTCAAAAATATGCTGTGTGGGATAGCCCAGATCGGGGAATTAATATATGA